A genomic segment from Daphnia carinata strain CSIRO-1 chromosome 1, CSIRO_AGI_Dcar_HiC_V3, whole genome shotgun sequence encodes:
- the LOC130690955 gene encoding uncharacterized protein LOC130690955 has product MGHPQFILPFLLIGLICVTSTLSLSLPRAVDEKVPEQKIVADMLELSRAADVKVACPLSDTFCLPRVKCPIKSIVYDREGTRFTVGAEFRDIFGCGAFSPTWTYVCCATLDKLEEEGWRPTPDLWFLPPHDGSAPAKDVDPSAPFPVILPWPGFEDADSSPEIIDSGNGNLTTEQPLSTGSAMTEKPKQNPRSATEAPQNAPVPHTGAPPVMMQDPRLNNPWFNPNAPLMSMNQPWMFPPSPGNFDPRFPMQSGLQDPRLLQRFNPPRSDWAEMILIFPDGSFQHSIRDPRPMGMVPMPDGRPPNQRDGLLRPTLEFSPPQTQPMQTIVAETENPDASNSRSRRAIASKTFKIPPAAGGLWTGENRTSEGEGRALLPPPKAVWGSPGTGNVPVRPIPPMYGVDNERCGVSSSSGINARVLSGRKPASQMESETSFAEFPWHVAVVNGQTGDYLCAGTIISARFVLTVAHCVRKFQFTLLFVRVGDWDLSGLGEMFPSYDVEVQNTIIHEEFYAGNLQNDIALLQLKFPLDFSIMPHVGTICLPPSSEPIYSDCIVTGWGQQLSTSEAKGDTSTFSRTLKQTSQTLVTAQFCEKALRPFLGQFYQLPKKGFVCAYDKDGKDSCFGDGGGALACLVNAPNYPKSNQYHVVGLVSWGVGCGMPNVPSAYTAIWDYLDWIRAKISPIDSYPMANPLPLKEPSPVIMVRANEATTTTPSPSTTQHDFIDLAFA; this is encoded by the exons ATGGGTCACCCTCAATTTATTCTCCCATTTTTACTGATAG GCTTAATATGTGTGACGTCAACTTTGTCGCTTTCGTTGCCCAGAGCAGTGGACGAAAAGGTTCCAGAGCAGAAAATAGTTGCTGATATGTTGGAGTTGAGCAGAGCGGCCGATGTCAAAGTTGCCTGCCCACTGTCAGATACATTTTGTTTGCCAAGAGTAAAATGTCCCATCAAGTCTATAGTGTACGATCGTGAAGGCACGCGTTTCACGGTCGGTGCCGAG TTCAGAGACATCTTTGGATGTGGAGCTTTTAGCCCTACGTGGACATACGTTTGCTGCGCTACACTTGATAAACTAGAAGAAGAAGGTTGGAGACCCACACCTGATTTGTGGTTCTTGCCGCCTCACGATGGATCCGCACCTGCCAAAGACGTGGATCCGTCAGCTCCCTTCCCAGTTATCTTGCCTTGGCCAGGTTTCGAAGACGCCGATTCCTCACCCGAGATTATAGATTCGG gtaACGGCAATTTAACAACCGAACAGCCTTTATCAACAGGATCTGCCATGACTGAGAAGCCTAAACAGA ATCCCAGAAGTGCTACAGAAGCCCCTCAGAACGCTCCAGTGCCACATACCGGAGCTCCTCCTGTGATGATGCAAGATCCACGCCTTAACAACCCATGGTTCAACCCTAATGCCCCTCTTATGTCTATGAATCAACCTTGGATGTTTCCACCTTCACCTGGCAATTTTGATCCACGATTTCCTATGCAAAGTGGTCTGCAAGATCCTCGACTGCTACAGAGATTCAACCCACCGCGATCTGATTGGGCGGAGATGATTCTTATATTTCCCGATGGCTCTTTTCAGCATTCCATTCGGGATCCACGTCCCATG GGTATGGTTCCAATGCCTGACGGACGACCACCCAACCAGAGGGATGGTCTGCTTCGACCAACTTTAGAATTTTCGCCACCTCAAACTCAACCAATGCAGACCATCGTCGCTGAAACTGAAAACCCCGATGCCAGCAATTCCAGATCTCGACGAGCAATT GCTtcgaaaacattcaaaattccTCCTGCCGCAGGTGGGCTGTGGActggtgaaaacaggacatcCGAAGGAGAAGGAAGAGCACTTTTACCACCACCAAAAGCCGTTTGGGGATCACCTGGCACAG GCAATGTACCAGTCAGGCCAATTCCGCCGATGTACGGAGTCGATAATGAACGCTGTGGCGTTTCATCGTCGAGTGGCATCAATGCTCGCGTTCTGTCCGGACGCAAACCAGCGTCACAGATGGAATCTGAAACAAGTTTTGCCGAGTTCCCGTGGCACGTTGCTGTAGTGAACGGACAAACAGGAGACTATCTTTGCGCTGGTACTATCATCTCGGCCCGTTTCGTCCTGACAGTGGCTCATTGTGTACGCAAATTCCAATTCACTCTGCTCTTCGTCCGTGTCGGAGACTGGGATTTGAGCGGCCTTGGCGAGATGTTTCCGTCTTACGATGTTGAAGTTCAAAATACTATTATCCACGAAGAATTCTACGCCGGAAATTTACAGAACGACATTGCCCTTCTCCAACTTAAATTCCCACTTGATTTCAGCATCATGCCTCATGTCGGTACCATCTGCTTGCCGCCTTCTAGCGAGCCCATCTACTCGGACTGCATTGTCACCGGTTGGGGCCAACAACTGTCTACCTCAGAGGCAAAAGGCGACACTTCGACCTTCAGTCGTACCTTGAAACAAACCAGCCAAACTCTAGTGACTGCTCAATTCTGCGAGAAAGCTCTCCGTCCTTTCCTCGGACAGTTTTACCAGCTACCGAAAAAAGGTTTCGTGTGCGCTTACGATAAAGACGGTAAAGATTCTTGCTTTGGTGACGGAGGAGGAGCGCTGGCCTGCTTGGTTAACGCACCAAACTACCCAAAATCTAATCAATACCACGTCGTCGGACTCGTTTCATGGGGTGTTGGCTGTGGCATGCCCAATGTTCCGTCTGCCTACACTGCCATTTGGGATTATCTGGACTGGATCCGTGCTAAAATATCTCCTATTGATTCTTATCCCATGGCTAATCCATTGCCTTTGAAGGAACCTAGTCCTGTCATAATGGTCCGTGCCAACGAAGCTACCACTACAACACCGTCGCCTTCCACCACGCAACACGATTTTATCGATTTAGCTTTTGCCTGA
- the LOC130690965 gene encoding deoxyhypusine hydroxylase-like codes for MPALATDNQIEAVSKVLNDTSRPLKERFRALFTLRNLGGPKAVEGISSCFTDSSALLKHELAYCLGQMQDPSAIPVLTSVLKDVQQEPMVRHEAGEALGAIGSAESLPVLQDHCQDKVIEVAETCQLAVQRINWLLDEKKKCEIDSAYQQNPYCSVDPTPSTSVKETEELKTILLDETLPLFERYRAMFALRNKGDVESVKALAEGLKCNSALFRHEVAYVLGQIQSPACIKQLIERLELADENEMVRHECAEALGSIAQDECREILQKYVEDSARVVKESCEVALDMCEYENSPEFQYANGLTNLD; via the exons ATGCCTGCATTAGCAACTGACAACCAAATTGAGGCTGTTTCCAAAGTACTCAATGACACCAGCAGACCACTAAAAGAACGCTTCCGGGCCTTGTTTACCCTACGCAACCTTGGCGGACCCAAAGCTGTTGAAGGCATTTCATCCTGCTTCACTGACTCTTCAGCCCTATTGAAACACGAACTAGCATACTGCCTAGGACAGATGCAAGATCCTTCGGCTATTCCTGTGCTTACGTCTGTACTAAAGGATGTTCAGCAAGAACCGATGGTTCGCCATGAAGCCG GTGAAGCTCTTGGTGCAATCGGTAGCGCAGAATCTCTGCCCGTCTTGCAAGATCATTGTCAAGACAAGGTAATAGAAGTTGCTGAGACTTGCCAACTGGCAGTCCAACGTATAAACTGGCTGCTtgatgagaagaaaaaatgtgagATCGATAGTGCATACCAGCAAAATCCGTATTGTAGCGTGGACCCAACGCCATCAACGTCAGTAAAAGAAACGGAGGAATTGAAGACTATATTACTAGACGAAACTTTGCCTTTATTTGAACGATATCGTGCCATGTTTGCCCTAAGAAACAAAGGAGATGTTGAAAGCGTAAAAGCCCTGGCCGAAG GTTTAAAATGCAATAGTGCGTTATTTAGGCACGAAGTTGCCTATGTCCTTGGACAGATACAGAGCCCTGCCTGCATCAAGCAACTGATCGAGCGGCTCGAACTTGCTGACGAAAACGAAATGGTTAGGCATGAATGCGCTGAGGCTCTCGGATCCATTGCCCAGGACGAGTGCCGGGAAATTCTCCAGAAATATGTGGAAGACTCTGCTAGGGTGGTCAAAGAAAGTTGTGAAGTGGCGTTGGACATGTGTGAATACGAAAATAGCCCAGAATTCCAGTATGCTAATGGATTAACTAACTTAGACTGA
- the LOC130690966 gene encoding RPII140-upstream gene protein-like encodes MWKRIVPVRLGLTIFGVEIISNNDVIDPTSPTAQKLAERANMNIRNETGWDRLKSIFETDEFNSISPELDNVLSAGAAGLIAGMFLGGIPASKIEYDDFINRNKASTFENHFEAKSKLQFSVTKSMAQGGWRVGWRLALFTGAFTFFTTAVSTYRNKSSVFEYSAGGLLAGAMYKLPMGPKAMISGGFAGAAMGTVAGVLTVGIMKLSGTTAEDLRYWKKGWKEAANREVTAESPQRKEALGKLGIAHDLELAMKANLQTTTNKENRENEDSNKDLNGQNALPIKLVTSSS; translated from the exons atgtggaagCGAATAGTACCTGTGCGATTAGGACTTACCATTTTTGGCGTGGAAATAATATCGAACAACGATGTTATTGACCCAACTTCTCCAACTGCACAGAAGCTAGCAGAGAGGGCAAATATGAATATTCGAAATGAAACCGGCTGGGATCGACTGAAATCTATATTCGAAACTGA TGAGTTTAACAGCATCAGCCCTGAACTGGACAATGTTCTCTCTGCTGGAGCTGCAGGTCTAATTGCAGGAATGTTCCTTGGAGGCATCCCTGCATCTAAGATTGAGTATGATGACTTCATAAACAGGAACAAAGCATCCacatttgaaaatcattttgaagCCAAA AGCAAATTACAGTTCAGTGTAACCAAGTCTATGGCTCAAGGAGGCTGGAGAGTGGGATGGAGACTGGCTCTTTTCACAGGGGCCTTCAC ATTTTTTACCACAGCAGTGTCGACCTACAGGAACAAATCAAGTGTGTTTGAATACTCAGCTGGTGGATTACTGGCAG GAGCTATGTACAAGCTACCGATGGGACCAAAAGCAATGATCTCGGGTGGTTTTGCAGGAGCAGCCATGGGCACAGTAGCAGGTGTCCTAACAGTTGGAATCATGAAGCTTAGTGGCACTACAGCTGAGGATTTACGCTACTGGAAGAAAGGATGGAAAGAAGCCGCCAATAG GGAAGTAACGGCTGAGAGTcctcaaagaaaagaagcgcTTGGGAAACTGGGAATTGCACATGATTTAGAATTGGCCATGAAAGCAAATTTGCAAACTACTACTAATAAGGAAAATCGTGAAAATGAGGACAGCAACAAAGATTTGAATGGACAAAACGCATTACCAATAAAATTGGTAACATCGTCTAGCTGA
- the LOC130690953 gene encoding guanine nucleotide exchange factor subunit Rich-like, giving the protein MYYPVNWPRVIRLPDLGSPVIHQVVCNRDKILVAVLSSDTLTILYNKPCVPVACLKRDDKSLNEHGENQEVEWKPDSSAIAVTTSKGYLSFYDLSFLSDQQHLYEQKDSSVPGLRRESAELFIKDSIPAFSLKHCQTIPIDSGATGMVCIRDELMVSTKYGHILRYHWNGTLNRDYCLDLRRVPFCVDQLAARAVPITEPNTFVSLIDYSPLLGGFAVVLNDGRGAFLTATTLKFDPNQVQGIWAPLDDVTCTAINHRYRLVAFGRRNSHADVYTIDETTGGLQLSHTLQLSSKDFPGSPGPVQLLKWSPDGCCLALCWAEGAVSLWSTFGALLLCTLNWDYGSAQHHSLTVRAMDWGIEGYQLWMISLPGDVLTQMELVKSPLTANPCMSSKERLYLHGQDRIYINISDTSPHRTTSSTGGDSGALLSSKQWLIVQAPSAYMAGNWPLRFATLDAKCENLAVAGRTGFALYSFSTRRWKLFGNESQERDFVVAGGLLWTSTGGQAQVVMGCYNIGADRDEVRLYPRDNPRLDNASCTIQQVAGQILLLNMMRDTLLVYTSDCHISLFETEVSGSGQLQLSRTQEIDVSTLGLHPACLVAATLTSLSHATEPQQSHGSSCQQNILLNVCGRVLLIQRNEGPDESDEGSAYYSAPTVLASSVEILWVPNPEGMCPSKPHLTQALWLCCGAHGMRVWLPLYPREGDKGHHAFMSKRIMLPFQLHIYPLSVLFEEAILLGVETDTLLYPSSGTSENPWLIPLCVLERNSQVYLHHIFRQLIRRNLGFHAWEIARGCTALPYFSHSLELLLHEVLEEEATSKEPIPDALLPSVLEFIQEFPVYLKTIVQCARKTEVALWPYLFGAGVAANPRQLFQRCLDSKQLDLAASYLIILQNMEPVSVSRQYATVLLDAALENCSWDLAKELVRFLRAIDPSDAESATPSFSSTWKPGSAPSPAGSLLPSKISLGSQTPPVSPNPEDFNFLLGSTVHRPGSRTAGSMKSPSSETNAGFHREITRSISETIPITKNFSTPPAGKEVPPRKKSAPVNSHPITITGEHDPPDPSLEELYMDLILQRHVRRLLSAGRLRDLGYLVAHFECPLVNWLSRERMRAARVDDFVSATRRLHTDFNWPFPTVSTQTVRKLSNRSISLEEKLQALEVDVTATPVMSSARSDPPYQLRQNGEALLEPINGGLLLQTVEAQLEPHVPSQEEWSVQSEGDQMSLAGEDRLNDLDSLQESSWGVHTMTVEVASASAAINEPLQKANAQSELQLRYLLQLFTEADCLDWALILAVTLRDAMAVLRLVSMMRSALNSCQPSNQAATIEVVTRLRDALLALSHWAETDCQGYRPFMNVIYGQVGILTKLILPQSNGPLALPAEPSVVLESGAAIQGTGTKSRHTSVTLLTPLGRVPEEDMDIPVFKTNGKLDLPPEGALLEQSTKKEQQVNQHQGEPVPAQQGSSCVIS; this is encoded by the exons ATGTACTACCCGGTAAACTGGCCCAGAGTTATCCGGCTGCCCGATCTGGGCAGCCCGGTTATTCATCAAGTCGTGTGCAATAGGGATAAAATCCTTGTTGCTGTATTGTCTTCCGACACCCTTACAATACTGTATAATAAG CCATGTGTTCCTGTGGCCTGCCTGAAGCGAGACGACAAATCACTAAATGAACATGGAGAAAATCAGGAAGTGGAGTGGAAGCCAGATTCTTCTGCCATTGCCGTCACT ACATCTAAGGGCTACTTGTCATTCTATGATCTAAGTTTCCTGTCCGATCAGCAACACTTGTACGAGCAGAAAGATTCATCGGTTCCAGGGCTGAGAAGGGAGAGTGCTGAATTATTCATTAAAGACAGCATTCCAGCATTCAGTCTAAAGCACTGCCAAACAATACCAATTGACAGTGGTGCTACAGGGATGGTTTGTATTCGAGATGAACTGATGGTGTCAACTAAATATGGTCATATTTTGCGATATCACTGGAATGGAACCCTCAATCGGGACTATTGCCTTGACTTGAGACGGGTGCCATTTTGCGTTGATCAGCTTGCCGCCAGAGCTGTTCCCATAACAGAACCGAACACATTCGTCTCACTAATAGATTACTCCCCATTACTGGGCGGGTTCGCTGTAGTCCTAAATGATGGAAGAGGTGCATTCCTAACAGCCACTACCTTAAAGTTTGATCCTAATCAAGTCCAAGGTATTTGGGCGCCATTGGATGATGTAACGTGCACGGCTATAAATCACAG GTATCGCTTGGTTGCATTTGGCCGGCGCAATTCGCATGCGGATGTTTACACGATTGATGAAACAACTGGTGGACTACAACTTTCCCACACCCTGCAGCTGAGCAGCAAAGATTTCCCTGGTTCACCTGGTCCTGTTCAGCTGCTCAAGTGGAGCCCAGACGGCTGCTGTTTGGCCCTTTGCTGGGCAGAGGGAGCTGTTTCTTTATGGTCCACTTTTGGCGCGTTGTTACTTTGCACGCTTAATTGGGACTATGGTTCAGCTCAACATCATTCTTTGACCGTTCGCGCTATGGACTGGGGCATCGAAGGCTATCAACTCTGGATGATATCTTTGCCCGGCGATGTACTGACACAGATGGAATTGGTTAAATCACCGTTAACCGCTAACCCTTGCATGAGCTCCAAGGAACGGCTTTACCTTCATGGACAAGATAGAATATACATCAACATTAGTGACACCAGCCCGCACCGAACAACGTCTTCTACCGGTGGCGATTCTGGTGCATTACTTAGCAGTAAACAATGGCTGATTGTGCAGGCACCATCGGCATACATGGCCGGAAATTGGCCTTTGAGATTCGCTACATTAGACGCCAAGTGCGAAAATCTTGCAGTAGCTGGTCGAACGGGTTTCGCTTTATATTCATTTTCAACTCGTCGCTGGAAGTTATTTGGAAACGAGTCTCAAGAACGCGATTTTGTCGTAGCTGGAGGGCTTCTTTGGACAAGCACCGGAGGCCAAGCGCAAGTTGTGATGGGTTGTTACAATATTGGTGCTGACCGAGACGAAGTTCGACTCTATCCTCGCGACAATCCTCGACTTGACAATGCTTCCTGCACCATACAACAAGTGGCGGGACAAATTCTCCTGCTTAACATGATGCGGGATACATTATTGGTTTACACCTCAGACTGTCATATTAGTCTTTTTGAAACGGAGGTATCAGGAAGTGGACAGCTTCAATTATCTCGTACACAAGAAATTGACGTCAGTACGCTCGGTTTACATCCTGCATGCTTAGTGGCAGCCACATTGACTAGCTTGAGTCATGCCACGGAACCTCAACAATCACACGGATCGTCTTGTCAGCAAAACATTTTGCTCAACGTGTGCGGCCGTGTTCTCCTAATACAGCGTAACGAAGGACCGGATGAAAGTGACGAAGGTTCCGCCTACTACTCTGCACCTACCGTCTTGGCTTCGAGTGTTGAAATTCTTTGGGTTCCTAACCCCGAAGGAATGTGTCCGAGTAAGCCTCATCTGACCCAGGCGCTATGGCTCTGTTGTGGTGCTCATGGAATGCGTGTCTGGCTCCCACTCTACCCCCGTGAAGGCGATAAAGGTCATCATGCCTTCATGTCCAAGCGGATCATGTTGCCGTTCCAGCTTCATATCTATCCTCTGTCGGTTCTCTTTGAAGAAGCCATTCTGCTCGGTGTCGAAACGGACACGTTGCTTTATCCTTCCAGCGGAACGTCGGAAAATCCGTGGCTTATTCCTTTATGTGTCTTGGAACGAAATAGCCAAGTTTACCTTCACCACATCTTCCGACAGCTG ATTCGACGCAACTTGGGATTCCATGCCTGGGAGATTGCCCGTGGCTGCACTGCTTTACCCTATTTTTCCCATTCATTGGAGCTGCTTTTGCATGAGGTGCTCGAAGAGGAAGCAACAAGCAAAGAGCCCATACCCGATGCTTTATTACCGAGCGTGCTCGAATTTATCCAAGAATTTCCCGTTTATCTAAAAACTATTGTCCAGTGTGCGCGGAAAACAGAAGTGGCTCTTTGGCCTTATCTTTTCGGTGCTGGTGTGGCCGCCAATCCTCGCCAACTTTTCCAGCGTTGTCTGGATTCGAAGCAGTTGGATTTGGCCGCTTCTTATCTCATTATTTTGCAAAATATGGAACCTGTGTCAGTCAGTCGACAGTACGCCACTGTACTCTTGGATGCTGCGCTTGAAAATTGTAGCTGGGATCTGGCTAAAGAGCTGGTCCGCTTTTTACGTGCCATCGATCCCAGCGATGCTGAATCAGCGACGCCCAGTTTTTCGTCGACCTGGAAACCTGGGTCAGCTCCTAGTCCTGCGGGATCTCTCCTACCATCAAAAATAAGCCTGGGCTCGCAGACCCCTCCAGTGAGTCCCAACCCCGaggattttaattttttattggggTCTACTGTCCACCGTCCTGGAAGTCGGACGGCCGGAAGCATGAAATCTCCATCTTCAGAAACAAATGCCGGATTCCATCGTGAGATCACTCGCTCAATCAGCGAAACAATTCCAATCACCAAAAACTTTTCTACACCACCAGCAGGAAAAGAAGTTCCGCCCAGGAAGAAATCAGCTCCGGTTAATTCTCATCCAATTACGATCACAGGGGAACACGATCCACCAGATCCATCACTAGAAGAACTCTATATGGATTTGATTTTACAACGACATGTCCGTCGTCTACTCTCAGCCGGTCGTCTGAGGGATCTCGGCTACTTGGTTGCCCATTTTGAATGTCCATTAGTTAACTGGCTGAGTAGAGAAAGAATGAGAGCAGCCCGGGTGGATGATTTTGTTAGCGCCACACGCCGTTTACATACAGATTTTAACTGGCCTTTCCCTACAGTGAGCACTCAGACCGTTCGGAAGTTGTCCAACCGTAGTATATCGCTCGAAGAGAAGTTGCAAGCATTGGAAGTGGATGTCACCGCCACCCCTGTAATGTCATCGGCTCGATCTGATCCTCCTTATCAGCTCAGACAGAACGGTGAAGCCTTACTCGAGCCGATTAATGGTGGACTGTTGCTTCAAACAGTTGAAGCGCAATTGGAACCTCATGTTCCTTCCc AGGAGGAATGGAGCGTCCAAAGTGAAGGGGATCAAATGAGTCTGGCTGGCGAAGATCGTCTCAACGATCTGGATAGCTTACAAGAATCTTCATGGGGCGTGCATACGATGACGGTAGAAGTAGCGTCGGCTTCCGCTGCGATTAACGAACCACTCCAGAAAGCCAACGCCCAATCAGAGTTGCAATTAAGATACCTACTTCAACTCTTCACCGAGGCTGACTGTTTGGATTGGGCGTTGATCTTGGCAGTGACCCTTCGAGACGCTATGGCGGTTCTAAGGCTAGTCAGTATGATGAGAAGTGCTTTAAACAGTTGTCAGCCATCAAACCAAGCGGCAACGATTGAAGTTGTCACGCGACTGAGAGATGCGTTGCTAGCTTTGTCACATTGGGCAGAGACGGATTGCCAAGGCTATCGGCCTTTTATGAACGTCATATACGGGCAAGTGGGTATTTTAACTAAACTTATTCTGCCTCAAAGCAATGGCCCGTTGGCTTTACCCGCGGAACCAAGCGTTGTCTTAGAATCTGGAGCAGCAATTCAGGGGACTGGCACTAAATCGCGCCATACTTCTGTGACTTTATTGACGCCATTGGGTCGTGTCCCGGAAGAGGATATGGATATTCCCGTTTTTAAGACCAATGGTAAATTGGACCTACCACCTGAAGGTGCTTTGTTGGAGCAATCAACGAAAAAAGAGCAGCAAGTCAATCAACATCAAGGCGAACCAGTACCAGCTCAACAGGGTTCTAGCTGTGTTATTTCATAA
- the LOC130690964 gene encoding twinfilin-like: MSHQTGIRGNNELISFFGKCRDGQIRVFRVSIINEELSLNEFAKKQSNWEEDFDNLIPFLLEENQPAYLLFRFDSQNSLGYEWLFITWIPEHAPVREKMIYASTKATLKTQFGTGQIKEDILGTVPEDLTLKGYLKQKRNAAAPAPLTMAEEELALVKKTETNAHIGYDSKHQTLSGVAFPIAEAGLKAMIDFKHKSYSYVQLSIDMAKEIVNLENAEEVNVHVLGSRVPDDHGRYHLFRFPHSHEGDFLESIVFIYSMPGYACSIRERMLYSSCKGPITDLIENKLLIQIDKKIEVEKGEELTEEFVMDELHPKKNLHQPKFEKPKGPPGRGARRLTNQKPQEHV, translated from the exons ATGTCGCATCAAACTGGAATCAGAG GAAACAACGagcttatttcatttttcggCAAGTGCAGGGATGGACAAATTCGAGTCTTCAGAGTTTCAATCATAAATG AGGAATTAAGCCTAAATGAATTTGCAAAAAAGCAGTCAAACTGGGAAGAAGATTTTGACAACTTAATTCCTTTCCTACTGGAAGAAAATCAACCGGCCTACCTCCTCTTCAG GTTTGATTCTCAAAACTCCTTGGGCTATGAGTGGCTCTTTATTACTTGGATACCTGAGCATGCCCCagtaagagaaaaaatgaTCTATGCATCAACTAAGGCCACTCTAAAAACCCAGTTTGGTACTGGGCAAATTAAAGAAGACATCCTTGGAACAGTTCCA GAGGATTTGACTCTTAAGGGCTATCttaagcaaaaaagaaatgcagcaGCCCCAGCCCCTTTGACTATGGCAGAAGAAGAACTGGCGTTGGTTAAAAAAACCGAAACAAATGCACATATAGGTTACGATTCAAAACATCAAACACTCAGCGGCGTTGCTTTCCCTATCGCTGAAGCTGGGCTAAAGGCCATGATTGATTTCAAGCACAAAAGCTATTCTTACGTCCAGCTAAGCATTG ATATGGCCAAGGAAATCGTCAATCTTGAAAACGCAGAAGAGGTTAACGTCCACGTCTTGGGTAGTCGGGTACCAGATGATCATGGAAGATATCATCTCTTTCGTTTCCCGCATTCACACGAAGGCGATTTCCTTGAGAGCATAG TCTTTATCTATTCTATGCCTGGCTACGCATGCTCGATTCGCGAGCGCATGCTTTACTCGAGTTGTAAAGGACCTATCACTGACTTGATTGAAAACAAACTGCTAATTCAAATTGACAAAAAG ATCGAAGTTGAGAAAGGAGAGGAATTGACAGAAGAGTTTGTGATGGATGAGTTGCACCCAAAAAAGAACCTTCACCAACCTAAATTTGAAAAACCTAAAGGTCCTCCTGGGAGAGGCGCACGTCGCTTAACCAATCAAAAACCACAAGAGCATGTCTGA
- the LOC130690967 gene encoding uncharacterized protein LOC130690967 — protein sequence MFSSFSNMEILRASILKTYSAIDVHRVKWNEILKSFESSLQALAGLVDQLECVLRTEPCELSRNFPDLQGKLEQIIRALVEEEMTTMTILLEELNQLNQKIKSICEVTYKVYVDYCDTTQSIPAVYQGTSLYPPISQMIEWIDDINLCYVNKLTNAKYLLEVFDCSPQAVINLQSILNFKNNFSTVDAIMAKMSIFLLEN from the exons ATGTTTTCAAGTTTTTCCAATATGGAAATCCTGAGAGCAAGCATACTAAAAACTTATTCTGCAATTGACGTCCATCGTGTTAAATGGAATGAAATACTTAAAAGTTTTGAATCATCACTTCAGGCTTTGGCAGGATTGGTTGATCAGTTAGAATGTGTTCTAAGAACAGAACCTTGTGAGCTATCCAGAAACTTTCCTGATCTACAAGGTAAACTGGAACAGATCATCCGAGCCTTGGTGGAAGAGGAGATGACTACAATGACCATTTTACT AGAGGAGCTTAATCAATtgaaccaaaaaataaaaagcatcTGTGAAGTTACTTATAAAGTTTATGTGGATTACTGTGATACGACACAATCTATCCCAGCAGTCTATCAAGGAACATCACTTTATCCACCAATTAGTCAAATGATTGAGTGGATAGATGATATCAACTTGTGCTATGTCAATAA GCTGACCAACGCAAAATATTTACTTGAAGTTTTCGATTGTTCACCACAAGCTGTAATAAATTTACAAagtattttgaatttcaagaATAATTTTTCAACAGTTGATGCCATAATGGCTAAAAtgtctatttttcttcttgaaaactaa